One part of the Pithys albifrons albifrons isolate INPA30051 chromosome 21, PitAlb_v1, whole genome shotgun sequence genome encodes these proteins:
- the ERAL1 gene encoding GTPase Era, mitochondrial isoform X1, which translates to MAAPMAAPMAAPVAAAAARAALSGPLRLGAARLPGSRWSGSSSALGRIPGIPARSSGSSSALGRIPGIPARSSGSSSALGRIPGIPARSSGSSSALGSFLGIPAEAPPAPLGQHPPPVATSPEEQRRRLQHRPDQPRSPRALRIAIIGAPNAGKSTLCNQLLGRKVFPVSKKVHTTRCKARGVITQQDTQLIILDTPGLTNPLKAKRHNLEEAMLTDPWDSMKHADLVLVLVDVSDHWTRNALSREVLRCLARFPHIPSVLVLNKVDILKKKFLLLEIVTDLTEGIVNGKKLEVKSAFKNDSSSSAKSPLQISQCSPPESRAPEPPCGQHTEQAQEGSALANSSAVGASKSSPGTEQAQRPKQYGPKDLRDMKGWPHFQDVFMLAALHGEEVDTLKQYLLMQAKPGPWEYHSNVLTSQSPQEICDNIIREKVLEYLPLEVPYGVTQVTEMWEEGECGELLIVQNLLVPRKSHMRMLIGRGGKVISRIAQEAGQDLMNTFLCDVRLKLSVEVKG; encoded by the exons ATGGCGGCTCCCATGGCGGCTCCCATGGCGGCTCCCGTGGCCGCGGCCGCCGCTCGGGCCGCGCTGTCGGGGCCGCTCCGGCTCGGGGCAG CCCGACTCCCGGGGAGCCGCTGGAGCGGGAGCAGCTCGGCGCTGGGCAGGATCCCGGGCATCCCTGCCCGCAGCAGCGGGAGCAGCTCGGCGCTGGGCAGGATCCCGGGCATCCCTGCCCGCAGCAGCGGGAGCAGCTCGGCGCTGGGCAGGATCCCGGGCATCCCTGCCCGCAGCAGCGGGAGCAGCTCGGCGCTGGGCAGCTTCCTGGGCATCCCCGCCGaggccccgcccgcccccctGGGCCAGCACCCGCCCCCCGTGGCCACCAGCCCAG AGGagcagcggcggcggctgcAGCACCGGCCCGACCAGCCGCGGAGCCCGCGGGCGCTCAGGATCGCCATCATCGGCGCGCCCAACGCCGGCAAATCCACGCTGTGCAACCAGCTTCTGGGCAGGAAG GTTTTCCCAGTCTCCAAGAAGGTCCACACGACCCGGTGCAAGGCCCGGGGTGTCATCACCCAGCAGGACACGCAGCTG atCATTCTGGACACCCCTGGCCTCACTAACCCTCTGAAAGCCAAAAG ACATAATCTGGAGGAAGCCATGCTGACAGACCCGTGGGACAGCATGAAACATGCTGATTTAG TTCTGGTGCTGGTGGATGTGTCGGATCACTGGACGAGGAatgctctgagcagggaggtgctgAGGTGCCTGGCACGGTTCCCTCACATCCCCAGTGTCCTGGTTCTCAACAAG GTGGACatactaaaaaagaaatttctcctgctggaaATAGTAACTGACCTGACAGAGGGGATTGTAAATGGAAAGAAACTGGAAGTGaaatctgcgtttaaaaatgATTCCAGTTCTTCAGCCAAGTCTCCTCTTCAAATCAGTCAGTGCTCTCCACCTGAGAGCAGAGCCCCTGAACCTCCCTGtgggcagcacacagagcaggcccaggagggctctgctttggcaaacagcagtgctgtgggggCTTCCaagtccagccctggcacagagcaaGCCCAGAGGCCAAAGCAGTATGGACCCAAGGATCTAAGAGACATGAAGGGCTGGCCACACTTCCAGGATGTCTTCATGCTGGCAGCTCTCCATGGGGAGGAGGTGGATACACTCAAG CAGTACCTCCTGATGCAAGCCAAGCCAGGCCCCTGGGAGTACCACAGCAACGTCCTGACCAGCCAGTCACCTCAAGAGATCTGTGATAACATCATCAGGGAGAAGGTCCTGGAGTACctgcccctggaggtgcccTATGGAGTGACTCAG GTGACAGAGatgtgggaggaaggagaatGTGGGGAGCTCCTCATTGTGCAGAACCTCTTGGTCCCAAGGAAGTCTCATATG AGGATGCTGATTGGAAGAGGAGGTAAGGTCATCAGCAGGATTGCTCAGGAGGCTGGCCAGGACCTGATGAACACCTTCCTGTGCGACGTCCGCCTGAAGCTCAGCGTGGAGGTGAAGGGTTGA
- the ERAL1 gene encoding GTPase Era, mitochondrial isoform X2, with protein sequence MAAPMAAPMAAPVAAAAARAALSGPLRLGAARLPGSRWSGSSSALGRIPGIPARSSGSSSALGRIPGIPARSSGSSSALGRIPGIPARSSGSSSALGSFLGIPAEAPPAPLGQHPPPVATSPEEQRRRLQHRPDQPRSPRALRIAIIGAPNAGKSTLCNQLLGRKVFPVSKKVHTTRCKARGVITQQDTQLIILDTPGLTNPLKAKRHNLEEAMLTDPWDSMKHADLVLVLVDVSDHWTRNALSREVLRCLARFPHIPSVLVLNKVDILKKKFLLLEIVTDLTEGIVNGKKLEVKSAFKNDSSSSAKSPLQISQCSPPESRAPEPPCGQHTEQAQEGSALANSSAVGASKSSPGTEQAQRPKQYGPKDLRDMKGWPHFQDVFMLAALHGEEVDTLKYLLMQAKPGPWEYHSNVLTSQSPQEICDNIIREKVLEYLPLEVPYGVTQVTEMWEEGECGELLIVQNLLVPRKSHMRMLIGRGGKVISRIAQEAGQDLMNTFLCDVRLKLSVEVKG encoded by the exons ATGGCGGCTCCCATGGCGGCTCCCATGGCGGCTCCCGTGGCCGCGGCCGCCGCTCGGGCCGCGCTGTCGGGGCCGCTCCGGCTCGGGGCAG CCCGACTCCCGGGGAGCCGCTGGAGCGGGAGCAGCTCGGCGCTGGGCAGGATCCCGGGCATCCCTGCCCGCAGCAGCGGGAGCAGCTCGGCGCTGGGCAGGATCCCGGGCATCCCTGCCCGCAGCAGCGGGAGCAGCTCGGCGCTGGGCAGGATCCCGGGCATCCCTGCCCGCAGCAGCGGGAGCAGCTCGGCGCTGGGCAGCTTCCTGGGCATCCCCGCCGaggccccgcccgcccccctGGGCCAGCACCCGCCCCCCGTGGCCACCAGCCCAG AGGagcagcggcggcggctgcAGCACCGGCCCGACCAGCCGCGGAGCCCGCGGGCGCTCAGGATCGCCATCATCGGCGCGCCCAACGCCGGCAAATCCACGCTGTGCAACCAGCTTCTGGGCAGGAAG GTTTTCCCAGTCTCCAAGAAGGTCCACACGACCCGGTGCAAGGCCCGGGGTGTCATCACCCAGCAGGACACGCAGCTG atCATTCTGGACACCCCTGGCCTCACTAACCCTCTGAAAGCCAAAAG ACATAATCTGGAGGAAGCCATGCTGACAGACCCGTGGGACAGCATGAAACATGCTGATTTAG TTCTGGTGCTGGTGGATGTGTCGGATCACTGGACGAGGAatgctctgagcagggaggtgctgAGGTGCCTGGCACGGTTCCCTCACATCCCCAGTGTCCTGGTTCTCAACAAG GTGGACatactaaaaaagaaatttctcctgctggaaATAGTAACTGACCTGACAGAGGGGATTGTAAATGGAAAGAAACTGGAAGTGaaatctgcgtttaaaaatgATTCCAGTTCTTCAGCCAAGTCTCCTCTTCAAATCAGTCAGTGCTCTCCACCTGAGAGCAGAGCCCCTGAACCTCCCTGtgggcagcacacagagcaggcccaggagggctctgctttggcaaacagcagtgctgtgggggCTTCCaagtccagccctggcacagagcaaGCCCAGAGGCCAAAGCAGTATGGACCCAAGGATCTAAGAGACATGAAGGGCTGGCCACACTTCCAGGATGTCTTCATGCTGGCAGCTCTCCATGGGGAGGAGGTGGATACACTCAAG TACCTCCTGATGCAAGCCAAGCCAGGCCCCTGGGAGTACCACAGCAACGTCCTGACCAGCCAGTCACCTCAAGAGATCTGTGATAACATCATCAGGGAGAAGGTCCTGGAGTACctgcccctggaggtgcccTATGGAGTGACTCAG GTGACAGAGatgtgggaggaaggagaatGTGGGGAGCTCCTCATTGTGCAGAACCTCTTGGTCCCAAGGAAGTCTCATATG AGGATGCTGATTGGAAGAGGAGGTAAGGTCATCAGCAGGATTGCTCAGGAGGCTGGCCAGGACCTGATGAACACCTTCCTGTGCGACGTCCGCCTGAAGCTCAGCGTGGAGGTGAAGGGTTGA